One genomic window of Stigmatopora nigra isolate UIUO_SnigA chromosome 13, RoL_Snig_1.1, whole genome shotgun sequence includes the following:
- the LOC144205995 gene encoding creatine kinase, testis isozyme-like, with translation MSDTIEQVCQKMANLQLKGLTAEDEFPDLSQHNNHMAKFLNMDMYKTLRERTTPNGFTVDRVIQTGVDNPGHPFIMTVGCVAGDEESYEVFKELLDLVIEDRHGGYKATDMHKTDLNPENLLGGDDLDPEYVLSSRVRTGRSVRGFCLPPLCRRGERRAVEKLSIEVLGSLTGDLQGKYYSLRDLSEEEQQKMIDDHLLFDKPVSPLLLASRMARDWPDARGIWHNDKKTFLVWVNEEDHLRVISMQKGGNLKEVFTRFCTGLTEIESLFKNKGFSFMWNEHLGYILTCPSNLGTGLRAGVHVKLPNMSANPQFDEVLKRLRLQKRGTGGVDTGAVDGVFDISNADRLGFSEVELVQMVVDGVKLLVDMEKKLVAGEPIDELMPAQK, from the exons ATGTCAGACACTATTGAACAAGT CTGTCAAAAAATGGCCAACCTCCAGCTCAAGGGGCTGACGGCAGAGGACGAATTCCCGGATctcagtcaacacaacaaccaCATGGCCAAGTTCTTAAACATGGACATGTATAAAACACTCCGGGAGCGGACTACTCCTAACGGCTTCACCGTAGACAGAGTCATCCAGACGGGCGTGGACAATCCAG GTCATCCCTTCATCATGACGGTGGGCTGCGTAGCTGGCGACGAGGAGTCATACGAGGTCTTCAAAGAACTGCTAGACCTGGTCATCGAGGACAGACACGGAGGCTACAAAGCGACAGACATGCATAAGACCGACCTCAACCCAGAAAACCTCCTG GGAGGCGACGACCTGGATCCGGAATACGTTTTGAGCTCCCGGGTTCGAACGGGTCGCAGTGTTCGTGGCTTCTGTCTGCCGCCACTCTGCAGGCGAGGAGAGAGACGCGCCGTAGAGAAGCTCTCCATCGAAG ttctgggttcattGACTGGAGACCTGCAGGGGAAATATTATTCCTTGCGAGATCTGTCAGAGGAAGAGCAGCAAAAGATGATTGATGACCACCTGCTGTTTGACAAGCCCGTGTCCCCTCTGCTGTTGGCCTCCAGAATGGCTCGCGACTGGCCCGACGCCAGAGGCATCTG GCATAACGACAAAAAGACGTTCTTGGTGTGGGTGAACGAAGAGGACCATTTACGAGTCATCTCCATGCAGAAGGGCGGCAACTTGAAGGAAGTCTTTACTCGCTTTTGCACCGGACTCACGGAG ATTGAATCTTTGTTCAAAAACAAAGGCTTTTCCTTCATGTGGAACGAGCACCTTGGCTACATCCTGACTTGCCCATCCAACCTGGGAACCGGTCTGCGGGCCGGCGTGCACGTCAAGTTACCCAACATGAGCGCTAATCCCCAGTTTGACGAGGTCCTTAAAAGGTTGAGGCTGCAGAAACGTGGCACGG GTGGCGTGGATACCGGCGCCGTGGATGGAGTCTTTGACATCTCTAATGCCGACAGACTGGGTTTCTCTGAAGTGGAGCTGGTGCAGATGGTGGTGGATGGCGTGAAGTTGCTGGTGGACATGGAAAAGAAACTGGTGGCGGGGGAACCCATTGACGAACTGATGCCTGCCCAGAAGTAG
- the LOC144205994 gene encoding CAP-Gly domain-containing linker protein 4: MTKEDVFTSLEEDATLGCLTTFSPHHRPVTHQVASAPVPGDCEFSFFDPSEPQCREILEEPSTTIPELFAVLRQWVPQVQKNIDLIGNEILNRGCGVNDRDGLTDMSLLHYCCRAGAPGIGDADTAAAFGRQLIALGADPNLRCRWTNMRALHYAAYFDVPQLICVVLQASQPGDIDATCSDFDFGTALHIAASNLCTSAATCLLDLGANPAFKDDKGQYPADVVPEPPDMPFKMSDASTLAKELRILLQEALPHANFPFLAIQDHALPPPLSDKAKMKLSSLGIQLGDRVMIAGQKVGTLQFCGNTEFSSGFWAGVVLDKPEGKNDGSVAGVQYFTCQYKHGVFAPLATISKPLQKYKRGNKMSTSARQRQIDLSSISSKSISRLGGLSHSLSSSSSSVESRHGRRPRPRPHYRQSLTPVAQQENSSQSHRATSPLSIYSLPAAAANATAAGRRSQTTSASSSVYGGPEVRLGDRVLVIGQRTGVVHFYGKTSFAPGHWLGITLDTPSGKNDGSVGGVRYFHCSPGHGVFVPPSRVQRIHGSVDCLSELSSSHLNHASISGTIRRSFSTSSAIALTKEKSRRNPAPRSRPKSTKSRSKSHRQRWSLLNAVGGKSSGLGSNNQVRLHEGTQVLLNSANEMASVRYMGTTDFAPGIWLGLELRGPKGKNDGSVGDRRYFTCRPGHGVLVRPSRVTYRGINGSRLVDEDS, translated from the exons ATGACAAAGGAGGATGTTTTCACGTCTTTGGAGGAAGATGCTACCCTGGGATGCCTCACCACATTCTCTCCTCATCACAGGCCGGTCACCCACCAGGTGGCGTCTGCACCGGTGCCTGGTGACTGTG AATTCTCCTTCTTTGACCCCAGCGAGCCACAATGCCGGGAGATTCTGGAAGAGCCCAGCACCACCATACCAGAACTCTTTGCTGTCCTGAGGCAATGGGTTCCACAAGTTCAGAAGAACATTGACCTGATTGGCAATGAG ATTCTTAATCGAGGTTGTGGCGTAAATGACCGAGACGGTCTGACAGACATGAGTCTTCTTCATTACTGCTGCAGGGCTGGGGCTCCAGGCATTG GAGACGCGGATACAGCAGCTGCTTTTGGCCGCCAGCTGATCGCCCTGGGAGCGGATCCCAACCTCCGCTGTCGTTGGACTAACATGAGGGCGCTGCATTACGCTGCCTACTTTGACGTACCACAACTTATTTGTGTGGTTTTGCAGGCCTCTCAGCCTGGAG ATATAGACGCAACGTGCAGTGACTTTGACTTTGGCACGGCTCTGCACATTGCTGCGTCTAACCTGTGTACGTCAGCTGCCACGTGTCTCTTGGATTTGGGAGCCAATCCTGCTTTTAAA GACGATAAAGGGCAATACCCAGCTGATGTTGTTCCCGAGCCCCCCGACATGCCCTTCAAGATGTCAGACGCTTCCACCTTGGCCAAAGAGTTGCGGATTTTACTCCAGGAGGCTTTGCCACATGCCAACTTCCCATTTTTAGCCATTCAAGACCacgctcttcctcctcctctttcggACAAAGCCAAGATGAAACTATCCTCATTAGGAATCCAACTTGGTGACCGTGTGATGATAGCTGGACAAAAG GTTGGAACCCTGCAATTCTGTGGGAACACAGAATTCTCCAGTGGTTTCTGGGCTGGAGTAGTGCTTGACAAACCTGAGGGGAAGAATGACGGCTCAGTAGCTGGTGTCCAGTATTTTACCTGTCAGTACAAACATG gaGTATTTGCACCACTTGCCACAATTAGCAAACCTTTGCAAAAATATAAACGTGGCAATAAGATGTCTACATCTGCACGGCAACGTCAGATTGACCTGTCTTCCATTTCTTCCAAAAGTATCTCACGATTAG GTGGTCTTTCACACTCGCTatcctcttcatcttcctcgGTGGAATCTCGTCACGGACGACGTCCTCGACCCCGACCCCATTACAGGCAGAGTCTTACTCCAGTAGCACAACAGGAAAATAGTTCTCAGAGTCACAGGGCCACTTCTCCACTCAGCATCTACTCTTTACCTGCCGCGGCTGCAAATGCTACTGCGG CGGGCCGGCGAAGCCAAACTACTTCAGCCAGTAGCTCCGTGTATGGAGGACCTGAAGTGCGATTGGGGGACCGGGTACTTGTTATTGGCCAAAGAACTGGTgtggttcatttctatggaaagaCAAGTTTTGCACCAG GGCACTGGTTAGGCATCACGCTAGATACACCAAGCGGGAAAAACGACGGCTCAGTGGGCGGAGTGAGATACTTCCACTGCTCACCGGGACACGGCGTCTTCGTTCCTCCATCTCGTGTTCAACG GATCCACGGATCCGTTGATTGCCTCTCGGAGCTCTCCTCGTCACATCTCAATCATGCATCAATCAGCG GGACGATTCGTCGCAGTTTCAGCACATCATCCGCCATTGCCCTGACCAAGGAGAAGAGCAGAAGAAACCCGGCGCCCAG GAGTCGACCCAAATCAACAAAGAGTCGATCCAAATCCCATCGGCAGCGCTGGAGCCTCCTGAACGCGGTTGGCGGCAAAAGCAGTGGCTTAGGGTCTAACAACCAAGTCCGCCTTCACGAGGGCACGCAGGTCCTGTTGAACAGTGCCAATGAAATGGCTTCCGTCCGTTACATGGGCACAACCGACTTTGCTCCGGGGATTTGGCTGGGTCTGGAACTCCGAGGTCCCAAGGGGAAGAACGACGGTTCCGTAGGTGACCGCCGCTACTTCACTTGCCGCCCGGGTCACGGCGTGCTTGTCCGGCCTAGCCGTGTCACCTACCGTGGGATCAACGGTTCCCGGCTGGTGGATGAAGACAGCTGA
- the cimip5 gene encoding ciliary microtubule inner protein 5 produces the protein MEFDNFKRASSAGYRLPERSKGIEPITKQPCSATSQPKSGNATVAPTTRDAVKKDQAWKEMVWSERRAVQDWDRNWSFLRNYDQLGELKSDEPERDNSLHLLGCSPNTTNQTFGSRLSTPMGRELIRLDKLLLCSMNFSKCKQDPELMS, from the exons ATGGAATTCGATAATTTTAAACGCGCGTCATCTGCTGGCTACAGACTACCGGAGCGATCGAAAGGCATCGAGCCGATAACAAAGCAACCATGTTCGGCTACAAGTCAGCCGAAGTCTGGGAACGCCACTGTGGCACCCACGACGAGAGACGCCGTCAAAAAAGACCAAGCGTGGAAAGAAATGGTTTGGAGCGAAAGGAGAGCAGTGCAGGATTG GGACAGGAATTGGAGTTTCCTGCGGAATTATGATCAGTTG GGAGAGCTGAAGTCAGATGAGCCTGAACGTGACAATTCATTGCACTTGTTAGGTTGTTCCCCAAACACCACAAACCAAACATTTGGAAGCCGATTATCTACGCCAATGGGACGTGAACTAATTAGACTTGACAAGCTTTTACTTTGCTCGATGAACTTTAGCAAATGCAAACAGGATCCAGAGCTGATGTCATAG
- the slc66a3 gene encoding solute carrier family 66 member 3 isoform X1: MESDTLFHVANFSTLLVCMVLKFPQIFVLLRAKTTTGVSLPSLVLELIGYIVFVTYQMYYEYPPPTYLEYPILIAQDVVLLLLIFYYDGRLQHSLVYSVVFVVGWRLLTVQKWIIDFAMSLCTFISGASKFAQLQCLWTSKDAGHVSALTWALATYTCASKSNKRIVYLFFSLWLNLCTFLYSTHLYHCGDHWRCASSGALHCHDLAEPVGPSQRALLQKTTWLH; encoded by the exons ATGGAATCTGACACTTTGTTCCACGTGGCCAATTTTTCGACGTTGCTAGTGTGCATGGTGCTAAAGTTCCCGCAGATCTTTGTCCTTCTGCGAGCTAAAACCACGACTGGAGTCAGCCTCCCAAGTCTAGTACTTGAACTTATCGG GTACATTGTTTTTGTGACATACCAGATGTATTATGAATACCCACCTCCAACTTACTTGGAATATCCAATTCTCATTGCTCAAG ATGTAGTTCTCCTGCTCTTGATTTTTTACTACGATGGCCGACTGCAGCACAGCCTGGTGTACAGTGTTGT CTTTGTCGTGGGTTGGCGGCTATTGACAGTGCAAAAATGGATCATCGATTTtgcaatg AGCCTTTGCACGTTCATTAGCGGTGCCAGTAAATTTGCACAACTGCAATGTCTTTGGACGTCAAAGGATGCCGGGCATGTCAGTGCCCTTACTTGGGCACTGGCCACCTATACATGTGCAAGTAAGTCAAACAAGAgaattgtttacctttttttcagCTTATGGTTGAATCTCTGCACTTTTCTTTACAGCACGCATTTATACCACTGTGGTGACCACTGGAGATGTGCAAG TTCTGGTGCGCTTCATTGTCATGACCTTGCTGAACCTGTGGGTCCTTCTCAGCGTGCTCTATTACAGAAGACGACGTGGCTCCATTAA
- the slc66a3 gene encoding solute carrier family 66 member 3 isoform X2, producing MESDTLFHVANFSTLLVCMVLKFPQIFVLLRAKTTTGVSLPSLVLELIGYIVFVTYQMYYEYPPPTYLEYPILIAQDVVLLLLIFYYDGRLQHSLVYSVVFVVGWRLLTVQKWIIDFAMSLCTFISGASKFAQLQCLWTSKDAGHVSALTWALATYTCATRIYTTVVTTGDVQVLVRFIVMTLLNLWVLLSVLYYRRRRGSIKQD from the exons ATGGAATCTGACACTTTGTTCCACGTGGCCAATTTTTCGACGTTGCTAGTGTGCATGGTGCTAAAGTTCCCGCAGATCTTTGTCCTTCTGCGAGCTAAAACCACGACTGGAGTCAGCCTCCCAAGTCTAGTACTTGAACTTATCGG GTACATTGTTTTTGTGACATACCAGATGTATTATGAATACCCACCTCCAACTTACTTGGAATATCCAATTCTCATTGCTCAAG ATGTAGTTCTCCTGCTCTTGATTTTTTACTACGATGGCCGACTGCAGCACAGCCTGGTGTACAGTGTTGT CTTTGTCGTGGGTTGGCGGCTATTGACAGTGCAAAAATGGATCATCGATTTtgcaatg AGCCTTTGCACGTTCATTAGCGGTGCCAGTAAATTTGCACAACTGCAATGTCTTTGGACGTCAAAGGATGCCGGGCATGTCAGTGCCCTTACTTGGGCACTGGCCACCTATACATGTGCAA CACGCATTTATACCACTGTGGTGACCACTGGAGATGTGCAAG TTCTGGTGCGCTTCATTGTCATGACCTTGCTGAACCTGTGGGTCCTTCTCAGCGTGCTCTATTACAGAAGACGACGTGGCTCCATTAAACAAGACtga